Proteins encoded by one window of Candidatus Zixiibacteriota bacterium:
- a CDS encoding phosphoenolpyruvate carboxykinase (ATP) — translation MSDSIYQTEIYARFYRDLQRRLNGPNIKDVTLEELREPAVATGRQTTYGSWGWRSMVSSRIAEKTVVLGSEKVREYHLADGKKQIISKAPDELDKVLHLMETMPFVRLRRQMGRNSEYNPKCNLYMSIADPKNHRLAYMWGHTMGPITKDPGPEFTLIHIPEEHQIRQQALVLPDYNLTMVLGSDYMGEDKKGFLRNGMFGADKLGMLGLHAGTKVVIIKDPKTNKLKKYGVFLFGLSATGKSTWSCHQLGLDWSKGERTLVCQDDICFLKNDGAAFGSEANFFVKTDVDSKLQEAMYNSLVHKSALYENVMIDSRGAPDFLDENLCGNGRAVVMKKQLKIKRGWGPFAMKDIWYPSYDLPPLDELDGLVFAFITRRNTIMSFSQRLTPMQAVLAYLWGESSHSYASNPAKAGESVRTVGTDPFIVGSRAAKVNLFYRIVMELVSNYPDKVSFYQYNTGGMGEIIELSESGAKKMVRKTERVPINTMAAIQRGDLRSTNQYAPSLFGTEVIVSAEGADLSQYVPEHYYSKDQIDYYLRDLVNGRRAFTEKVAEEGLMAEIIRAAEDSYSIAPESETKVSMASTKKTTPPPPKDKPAAKLTDWKPNARLARDRGWRYG, via the coding sequence ATGTCAGATTCAATATATCAAACTGAAATTTACGCCCGTTTTTATCGTGACCTTCAGCGGCGCCTGAACGGGCCAAACATAAAGGACGTAACTCTCGAGGAGTTGCGTGAGCCGGCGGTCGCAACCGGCAGGCAAACCACTTACGGTTCCTGGGGCTGGCGCTCGATGGTTTCCAGCCGTATCGCCGAAAAGACGGTCGTGCTCGGCTCGGAGAAAGTCCGCGAGTACCATCTTGCCGACGGCAAGAAACAGATCATATCCAAAGCGCCGGACGAGCTGGACAAGGTGCTACACCTGATGGAGACGATGCCTTTCGTTCGTCTTCGTCGCCAGATGGGCCGGAATTCCGAGTACAATCCCAAGTGTAATCTTTACATGTCGATCGCCGACCCAAAAAATCACAGGTTGGCTTATATGTGGGGACACACCATGGGGCCAATCACGAAAGACCCGGGGCCGGAGTTCACCCTGATACACATTCCCGAAGAACATCAGATTCGCCAGCAGGCGCTTGTCCTTCCCGACTATAATCTCACCATGGTTCTTGGCTCGGATTATATGGGCGAGGACAAAAAGGGATTTTTACGCAACGGCATGTTCGGCGCCGACAAACTGGGAATGCTGGGGCTTCACGCGGGTACGAAGGTCGTAATCATAAAGGACCCGAAAACTAACAAGCTTAAGAAGTACGGAGTGTTTTTGTTCGGGCTTTCCGCGACGGGTAAGAGCACCTGGTCATGTCACCAACTCGGGTTGGACTGGAGCAAGGGCGAGCGGACGCTGGTTTGCCAGGATGATATCTGTTTTCTGAAGAACGACGGCGCGGCTTTCGGTTCCGAGGCCAACTTCTTCGTCAAAACCGATGTGGACTCCAAACTTCAGGAAGCGATGTACAACTCCCTTGTTCACAAGAGCGCGCTTTATGAGAATGTCATGATCGACTCCAGAGGAGCGCCTGATTTTCTCGATGAAAACCTGTGCGGTAACGGCCGCGCGGTGGTGATGAAAAAGCAGCTCAAGATCAAGCGCGGCTGGGGACCGTTCGCGATGAAGGACATCTGGTATCCCTCGTACGACCTTCCGCCTCTGGACGAGTTGGATGGTTTGGTGTTTGCGTTTATTACCCGCCGTAATACGATTATGTCGTTCTCGCAACGTCTGACGCCGATGCAGGCGGTGCTGGCTTATCTGTGGGGAGAGTCGAGCCACAGCTACGCATCGAATCCGGCCAAGGCGGGAGAATCGGTGCGCACGGTTGGGACGGATCCGTTTATTGTCGGGTCACGAGCCGCCAAGGTAAACCTGTTCTACCGGATTGTCATGGAACTGGTCTCCAATTATCCGGACAAGGTCTCTTTTTATCAGTATAACACCGGTGGTATGGGCGAGATTATCGAGCTCAGCGAGAGCGGCGCCAAAAAGATGGTGCGCAAAACCGAACGCGTGCCCATAAACACCATGGCCGCTATCCAGCGCGGAGACCTTCGCAGCACCAACCAGTATGCCCCCAGTCTTTTTGGAACCGAGGTGATTGTCTCAGCGGAGGGCGCGGACCTGAGCCAGTATGTGCCGGAACATTACTATTCAAAAGATCAGATAGACTACTATCTTCGCGATCTCGTCAACGGTCGCCGGGCTTTCACGGAGAAGGTGGCCGAAGAGGGTCTGATGGCGGAGATTATTCGCGCCGCCGAGGATTCCTACAGCATAGCTCCAGAGTCCGAAACCAAGGTCTCGATGGCTTCGACGAAGAAGACAACACCTCCGCCGCCCAAGGACAAGCCGGCAGCCAAACTGACCGACT
- the ndk gene encoding nucleoside-diphosphate kinase, with protein sequence MANTLGIIKPDGVKRKLVGKIISKIESAGLVIRGMRVLKLSKAQAEQFYAVHEAKPFYKSLVEFMTSGPIVVMVLGGHGSIERWRELMGATDPAKAKYSTIRREFGTSVEKNVVHGSDSSATAKTEVAFFFKDDDILPKE encoded by the coding sequence ATGGCAAACACACTCGGAATAATAAAGCCGGACGGCGTCAAACGTAAGCTGGTGGGTAAGATTATCAGCAAGATTGAAAGCGCCGGACTGGTTATTCGCGGCATGCGGGTGCTCAAGCTGAGTAAAGCTCAGGCTGAGCAGTTTTATGCTGTCCATGAGGCGAAGCCGTTCTATAAATCGCTGGTGGAGTTCATGACATCCGGCCCGATTGTCGTGATGGTGCTGGGCGGTCATGGTTCTATTGAGCGCTGGCGTGAATTGATGGGCGCTACCGACCCTGCCAAGGCCAAGTATAGCACCATTAGGCGCGAGTTTGGCACTTCTGTGGAGAAGAACGTTGTCCACGGTTCGGATAGCAGTGCAACGGCCAAGACTGAAGTTGCGTTCTTTTTTAAAGATGATGACATATTGCCCAAGGAATAA
- a CDS encoding pyridoxal phosphate-dependent aminotransferase, producing the protein MISNRIGRLELSPTLRINAKAKAMKASGIDVIDFSVGEPDFPTPADIKEAGKKAIDDNFTGYTPNDGIPELKEAIRARLKEDHGLEYKPKEIIVSCGAKHSLYNLMMAILNKDEEVIIPAPYWVSYPQQVLMVKGKPVIVPTREDNGFRLTPEELKANINFNTKAVIINNPANPTGATYTRDQLMELCEVAVAEGLLIVADEIYEKVVYDGYRFHSIASLSDKIKEKTVVINGVSKSYSMTGWRIGFAAGPREIINAMDIIQSHATSNPNSIAQKAAAEALSGHQSEINQMVAEFSARRNYMLSKLRRIPDISCFEPKGAFYLFPNTSAYYNTEYGGMKIRNSYGLSYYLLKEAAVAIVPGSAFGAEDNIRLSYATSMDKIEEGTDRIIEAMAKLKESPKYKRVALQNVMTHPRANVEAKYDVSVEERDALVQEAEASLPYDRYFEWNANINGIIIQLRTNVPHLYDFWVENWYPAQLESDLEPHGIIYAVDGVPGRTPFGYYNPDMRTAILFNTSYYGQVRSWALGMVAQASERLLDVHGIRAACVDYNGKGLALIGPKGLKRGSTFFRLLEDDKARFLTNDWVFVRYRGNEAVADAPERKFYLKTDITEKFPRYGRIFDRSKCENVVTNRADWTNMKALEDECPLDLGEPYCYWGSDVSRALVDPSWIGGPERYVKRSRLKAVAMLCYEPNSPAIQKLDEASALEYVTEGKYRLASGAGMTPFKTQPFFNPYMLGSSVDQVDLQRRNFHQLFRVAKAFKVNIAAIPPEALKSRIKELVG; encoded by the coding sequence ATGATTTCCAACAGGATAGGCCGTTTAGAGCTCTCTCCTACTCTCCGCATCAATGCCAAAGCCAAGGCCATGAAAGCGTCGGGCATTGATGTCATCGACTTCTCTGTCGGCGAACCGGACTTCCCTACTCCGGCCGATATCAAAGAAGCCGGCAAGAAGGCGATTGACGATAATTTTACCGGCTATACTCCCAATGACGGTATTCCGGAGCTTAAGGAAGCCATCCGCGCCCGTTTGAAAGAAGACCACGGGCTGGAGTATAAGCCGAAAGAGATTATCGTATCGTGCGGCGCCAAGCACAGCCTTTACAACCTGATGATGGCTATTCTCAACAAGGACGAGGAAGTAATCATTCCGGCTCCGTATTGGGTATCGTATCCTCAGCAGGTTTTGATGGTAAAAGGCAAACCGGTCATTGTCCCCACCCGCGAGGACAATGGATTCAGGCTGACGCCCGAAGAGCTCAAGGCCAATATAAATTTCAATACCAAAGCGGTAATCATAAACAACCCGGCCAACCCGACCGGGGCTACCTATACTCGCGACCAGCTTATGGAGCTGTGCGAGGTCGCGGTCGCCGAAGGACTGCTTATTGTAGCGGATGAAATCTACGAGAAGGTTGTTTACGATGGATACCGTTTCCATTCGATCGCATCTTTGAGCGATAAAATCAAAGAGAAGACTGTTGTTATCAACGGTGTTTCGAAGTCGTATTCGATGACCGGATGGCGCATTGGTTTTGCCGCCGGACCGCGAGAGATAATCAACGCGATGGATATAATTCAGTCGCATGCGACATCAAACCCGAATTCGATCGCACAGAAGGCAGCCGCCGAGGCGCTGAGCGGCCATCAGAGCGAAATAAATCAGATGGTGGCCGAGTTCAGCGCACGCCGCAATTACATGCTCAGTAAGTTGAGACGGATACCGGATATTTCGTGTTTCGAGCCAAAAGGAGCGTTCTACCTCTTCCCCAACACTTCGGCCTACTACAACACGGAGTACGGCGGCATGAAGATTCGTAATTCCTACGGCCTCTCATACTACCTTCTAAAAGAAGCCGCTGTGGCGATCGTACCGGGAAGCGCTTTCGGGGCGGAAGACAATATTCGTTTGTCGTACGCTACCTCGATGGATAAGATCGAAGAAGGCACCGACCGGATTATCGAAGCCATGGCAAAACTTAAGGAGTCGCCCAAGTACAAGCGTGTGGCTCTTCAGAATGTCATGACTCACCCGCGCGCCAATGTCGAAGCGAAATATGATGTTTCCGTCGAGGAACGCGATGCCCTGGTGCAGGAAGCGGAGGCTTCCCTGCCTTATGATCGCTATTTCGAGTGGAACGCGAATATCAACGGCATAATTATTCAGCTTCGCACCAATGTACCGCACTTGTACGATTTCTGGGTGGAGAACTGGTATCCGGCGCAGCTCGAGTCGGACCTCGAACCGCACGGTATCATCTATGCTGTCGATGGTGTCCCGGGTAGAACGCCTTTTGGTTACTACAACCCGGATATGCGGACGGCCATTCTGTTCAACACCAGTTATTACGGTCAGGTTCGCAGTTGGGCGCTGGGCATGGTGGCTCAGGCCAGCGAGAGACTTCTCGATGTTCACGGTATCCGGGCTGCCTGTGTCGATTACAACGGAAAGGGACTGGCGCTGATAGGCCCGAAAGGACTCAAGCGCGGTTCGACGTTTTTCCGTCTCTTAGAGGACGACAAAGCCCGCTTTTTGACCAACGACTGGGTGTTCGTTCGTTACCGGGGCAACGAGGCGGTGGCTGACGCTCCGGAGCGAAAGTTCTATCTGAAGACCGATATCACCGAGAAATTCCCGCGTTACGGGAGAATCTTCGACCGGAGCAAGTGCGAGAACGTGGTGACAAACCGGGCCGATTGGACCAACATGAAGGCGCTTGAAGACGAGTGTCCTCTGGACCTTGGCGAACCTTATTGCTACTGGGGTTCGGATGTTTCCCGCGCGCTGGTCGATCCGTCGTGGATCGGCGGACCGGAACGGTATGTGAAACGCAGCCGTCTTAAAGCGGTAGCCATGCTTTGCTATGAGCCGAATTCCCCGGCCATTCAAAAGCTGGACGAAGCATCGGCGCTGGAGTACGTCACCGAGGGCAAGTATCGTCTTGCTTCGGGAGCCGGCATGACTCCGTTTAAGACACAGCCTTTCTTCAATCCGTATATGCTCGGTTCGTCGGTGGATCAGGTCGATCTGCAAAGACGTAATTTCCATCAGTTATTCCGAGTGGCCAAGGCGTTCAAGGTTAATATCGCCGCGATTCCGCCGGAAGCTCTGAAGTCACGAATCAAAGAATTGGTTGGCTAG
- a CDS encoding SPFH domain-containing protein has product MSPLIITVIAVVVVIAAVLIIVLKNYRKVGPNEVLIISGGKKRQVTLADGTTKEVGYRIRIGGGTFVKPFIEQAQILPLEIIPMSFVVEDAIATNGIRSTVKGTAEVKIAGDEASIHLAAEQFLGRPISEIRDVALRTLEGSTRALIGTMNLESLNKGRKDFANKIFEDVSAYFANMGLKLQSYNLKEITDPSGYLEALGKPRIVQARRDAEVAEAEAARDAIIKSAEAKKEGDIAKLVADTAVAKANQDFELKKTDLQKELNRKKADADFAYELERHKLNQELKAEEAKVKLIEKDAAIELEKREIARVEQELEAKVRKPAAAEQYRLEAEAKGMAEAKRVQGLIEAELVEKVGHAEAEALRMKAESWNSYSQPAMLQMMFEKLPDLAREMAAPISKIEKIVMVSNDGKLGTSKITGELATMMSQLPTVVKSLSGFDLEDWIKKLADKQTEEKSESPRKTKTGPDKE; this is encoded by the coding sequence GTGAGTCCCCTTATAATTACAGTAATCGCAGTTGTAGTCGTAATCGCGGCTGTATTGATAATCGTACTGAAAAATTACCGCAAAGTCGGTCCCAATGAGGTGCTGATAATTTCCGGTGGCAAGAAGCGTCAGGTAACGCTGGCCGATGGCACCACTAAGGAAGTAGGTTACCGGATCCGCATCGGCGGCGGTACTTTTGTCAAGCCGTTCATCGAGCAGGCTCAGATACTGCCGCTCGAGATCATTCCCATGTCTTTTGTCGTCGAGGATGCGATAGCAACCAACGGTATCCGGTCGACTGTTAAGGGTACGGCCGAGGTAAAGATCGCCGGAGATGAAGCATCGATTCATCTGGCCGCCGAACAATTTCTGGGAAGACCGATATCGGAGATTCGCGATGTAGCTCTTCGCACTCTTGAAGGTTCGACTCGCGCGTTGATAGGTACGATGAATCTGGAGTCGCTCAACAAGGGCCGCAAGGATTTCGCGAACAAGATATTCGAGGATGTATCCGCTTATTTCGCCAACATGGGATTGAAACTTCAGTCTTACAACCTCAAAGAAATCACCGATCCATCGGGTTACCTCGAAGCTCTCGGTAAGCCGCGGATTGTTCAGGCCCGCCGGGACGCTGAAGTCGCCGAGGCTGAAGCGGCTCGCGACGCCATCATCAAGTCGGCCGAAGCGAAGAAAGAAGGGGACATTGCCAAGTTGGTCGCCGACACGGCGGTCGCCAAGGCCAATCAGGACTTTGAACTGAAGAAAACCGACCTACAAAAGGAACTCAATCGCAAAAAAGCCGATGCCGATTTCGCCTATGAGTTGGAAAGACACAAACTCAACCAGGAACTGAAGGCCGAGGAAGCCAAGGTTAAGCTGATTGAAAAAGACGCGGCTATCGAGCTGGAAAAAAGAGAGATCGCCCGTGTCGAGCAGGAGCTTGAAGCGAAAGTTCGCAAGCCTGCCGCGGCAGAGCAGTACCGTCTTGAGGCCGAAGCCAAAGGCATGGCGGAAGCCAAGCGGGTGCAGGGCCTGATTGAAGCTGAGCTTGTCGAGAAGGTCGGCCATGCCGAAGCTGAAGCTCTGCGCATGAAGGCTGAATCGTGGAATTCTTATTCGCAGCCGGCGATGCTTCAAATGATGTTCGAGAAGCTTCCTGATCTGGCCCGCGAGATGGCCGCCCCGATATCCAAGATAGAGAAGATCGTTATGGTGTCCAACGACGGCAAGCTGGGCACATCGAAGATTACCGGCGAACTGGCGACCATGATGAGCCAGTTGCCTACGGTAGTAAAGTCACTGTCGGGTTTTGATCTGGAAGACTGGATCAAGAAGCTGGCTGACAAACAAACAGAGGAAAAGAGCGAATCACCGCGCAAGACGAAAACCGGCCCGGATAAGGAATAA
- the pta gene encoding phosphate acetyltransferase: MNALSIIKDKAREKNRRVVLPEGTEPRTIQAARVIVAEKIAKVTILGDTKVIAGLAKEHGLDLATVEVINPVESPDFETYVADFVELRKKRKVSAQEARATLANTLYFGAMMVRHDKVDASVAGAVNTTGDVLRAGIQVIGLKPGISTVSSFFMMTVPEYRGEKDKIFFYADGAVVPNPTAEQLASIAVSTAESMRNLLGMEPKIAMLSFSTKGSAQHSDVTKVTTALEILKKEHPELKVDGELQVDAAIVPEVAKSKAPGSEIAGQANVLIFPDLDAGNIAYKLTQRLAKATATGPIIQGLAKPANDLSRGCSAGDIVDVSAIAVLMKG; encoded by the coding sequence ATGAACGCCTTATCTATTATAAAGGACAAAGCCAGAGAAAAGAATCGTCGGGTGGTGCTTCCGGAAGGGACAGAGCCAAGGACGATACAGGCGGCCAGAGTAATCGTGGCCGAGAAAATCGCCAAGGTCACGATTCTTGGTGACACGAAAGTGATCGCCGGGCTGGCCAAAGAGCACGGGTTGGATCTTGCCACCGTGGAAGTCATCAATCCTGTCGAATCACCGGATTTTGAAACCTATGTTGCCGATTTTGTGGAGCTGCGCAAGAAACGCAAAGTCTCGGCGCAAGAAGCCCGCGCGACTTTGGCCAACACACTCTATTTCGGGGCGATGATGGTCAGGCACGACAAGGTCGACGCTTCGGTGGCCGGCGCGGTAAACACTACCGGTGATGTTCTCAGAGCGGGAATACAGGTAATAGGCCTTAAGCCGGGTATCAGCACGGTTTCCAGTTTCTTTATGATGACGGTTCCGGAATACCGCGGTGAGAAGGACAAGATATTCTTTTATGCCGATGGCGCGGTGGTTCCGAACCCGACAGCCGAACAACTGGCGTCAATCGCCGTTTCGACAGCCGAGTCGATGCGCAATCTACTGGGTATGGAGCCCAAGATCGCTATGCTATCGTTCTCGACCAAGGGGTCGGCGCAGCATTCGGATGTCACGAAGGTGACAACAGCTCTGGAGATTCTCAAGAAAGAACATCCGGAGTTGAAGGTTGACGGTGAGCTTCAGGTTGACGCCGCTATCGTGCCTGAAGTCGCTAAGAGTAAGGCTCCGGGCAGTGAGATTGCCGGTCAGGCCAATGTGCTGATTTTCCCGGACCTTGATGCGGGCAATATCGCGTACAAGCTGACCCAGCGGCTGGCGAAAGCCACGGCCACAGGCCCGATTATCCAGGGATTGGCCAAACCGGCCAACGACCTGTCGCGCGGCTGTTCGGCGGGCGATATTGTTGATGTTTCGGCAATTGCCGTTCTGATGAAGGGATAG
- the prfB gene encoding peptide chain release factor 2 (programmed frameshift): protein MNLTEAKSQLTELKEKLEKLRGIFDLPTRTDKIAKLEARSASPGFWDDNQAAQAVLKEISTHKKWVEAHAKLASDLAAVEELLEMPDLVDNSADARDVIEAFADVQSEIEKFEFSSLLSGPDDYRDAILTIHPGAGGTESQDWADMLFRMYNRWAERKDFTAELMDYQPGEEAGLKSAMLKIKGEFAYGFLKAESGVHRLVRISPFDANSRRHTSFVSVHVYPVVEDSVEIEIKEEDIRVDTYRASGAGGQHVNKTSSAIRITHFPTGIVVTCQTERSQHKNKDAAFSVLKARLYQLKREEDAKKMDKFEKAKKKIEWGSQIRSYVFHPYNMVKDHRTSSETSNVQAVMDGDIDQFIEAYLSDPEFKEEYVAN, encoded by the exons ATGAACCTTACCGAAGCCAAGAGCCAACTCACGGAACTCAAAGAAAAACTCGAAAAACTA CGAGGTATCTTTGACCTTCCGACGCGAACCGACAAAATAGCGAAGTTGGAGGCCCGGAGCGCTTCCCCCGGATTCTGGGATGATAATCAGGCCGCCCAGGCCGTGCTTAAAGAGATTTCCACTCACAAGAAATGGGTCGAGGCCCATGCCAAGCTGGCGTCTGATCTGGCTGCCGTTGAAGAGTTGTTGGAGATGCCGGACCTGGTTGACAATTCCGCTGATGCTCGTGATGTAATCGAGGCGTTTGCGGACGTGCAGTCGGAAATCGAGAAATTCGAGTTCTCTTCCCTGCTGTCCGGCCCCGATGACTACCGCGACGCTATTTTAACCATTCATCCGGGAGCGGGCGGCACGGAGTCGCAGGACTGGGCTGATATGCTGTTTCGGATGTACAACCGGTGGGCGGAACGTAAAGATTTTACGGCGGAGTTGATGGATTACCAGCCGGGCGAGGAAGCCGGATTGAAATCGGCGATGCTAAAAATCAAGGGCGAGTTCGCCTACGGATTTTTGAAAGCCGAATCAGGGGTACATCGGCTGGTCAGGATATCGCCTTTCGACGCCAACTCGCGGCGGCATACTTCCTTCGTATCCGTGCATGTCTATCCGGTTGTCGAGGACAGTGTTGAAATTGAAATCAAGGAAGAAGATATACGGGTGGACACGTATCGCGCCTCCGGAGCGGGCGGGCAGCATGTCAACAAGACCTCATCGGCCATTCGCATCACCCACTTTCCTACCGGTATTGTGGTTACCTGCCAGACCGAACGCAGCCAGCACAAGAACAAGGATGCCGCTTTCAGCGTGCTCAAGGCTCGCCTCTACCAGTTGAAGAGAGAGGAAGACGCCAAGAAGATGGATAAGTTCGAAAAGGCGAAAAAGAAGATCGAGTGGGGTTCGCAGATTCGGTCATATGTTTTTCATCCCTACAATATGGTCAAAGACCACCGGACTTCGTCGGAGACATCGAACGTCCAAGCGGTTATGGATGGTGATATTGACCAGTTTATCGAGGCTTATTTGAGTGATCCTGAATTCAAAGAAGAGTATGTCGCAAACTAA
- a CDS encoding MBL fold metallo-hydrolase: protein MTLKTLVVGPFQVNCYLWWHETSGDGVIIDPGAEHSLIISQIQKADFSPKAILLTHGHGDHIAAVADVKSHFDIPLFVGRGEEKLLANPSANVSALFDQPIVAPPPDSLLDDEQLVTFGSVKLKVLKTPGHSPGGVCYLDESAGYLFCGDTLFYGSIGRTDFPGCSHETLIKSINDKILKLPDDIVCYPGHGPHTTVGAERNNNPFLTGRYFV, encoded by the coding sequence ATGACCTTGAAAACACTTGTGGTTGGCCCATTTCAGGTAAACTGTTACCTCTGGTGGCATGAAACCTCGGGCGATGGTGTGATTATCGATCCGGGGGCAGAACATTCCCTTATTATCAGCCAGATCCAAAAGGCCGATTTCTCGCCAAAGGCCATTTTGCTCACCCACGGTCACGGCGACCATATAGCCGCCGTTGCCGATGTGAAGAGCCACTTCGATATCCCGCTCTTTGTTGGGCGAGGGGAAGAGAAGCTTCTGGCCAATCCATCCGCCAATGTCTCAGCGCTTTTCGACCAACCTATCGTGGCGCCACCGCCGGATAGTCTACTTGACGACGAGCAGCTGGTGACTTTCGGCAGCGTAAAACTCAAGGTCCTCAAAACCCCCGGTCACTCTCCGGGCGGTGTGTGTTATCTCGACGAGTCCGCCGGTTACTTGTTCTGCGGCGACACCCTGTTTTACGGTTCAATCGGACGCACCGATTTCCCCGGCTGCTCCCACGAGACGCTGATTAAATCTATTAACGATAAAATCCTGAAACTACCGGACGACATTGTTTGTTATCCGGGACACGGCCCTCACACAACCGTGGGTGCCGAACGAAACAACAACCCTTTTTTGACTGGACGCTATTTTGTCTGA
- a CDS encoding histidinol-phosphatase HisJ family protein, translating into MSDLNKIQPIHIQGAMDYHVHCDYSIDAEGTIDEFCEAAIKRNLAEICFTTHYDANPNSDGNVEYIVVKGQKRPVSPDSLAYYVDDVRRAAEEFYARGLSVKLGVEIGWFKGCEEIVQRLKERFNFDYVLCGIHEIEDICFCCSHSYEKCFRRYQPEQVAEKYFEDVILAAKSGLFDSIAHLVYYLRSGQDYYGDKILRVHEPFLEDTFKALIASDTGIEINTSGIRHGFKEYYPRMNVINAAKKAGVEVNFLGSDAHKPEQIGYDFEAALALVPDSIRGCED; encoded by the coding sequence TTGTCTGACCTGAATAAGATTCAACCGATTCACATTCAGGGGGCGATGGACTACCACGTTCACTGTGATTATTCGATCGATGCCGAAGGCACGATCGATGAATTCTGCGAGGCCGCCATCAAGCGCAACCTCGCTGAAATCTGTTTCACCACCCATTACGACGCCAATCCTAACAGTGATGGCAACGTGGAGTATATCGTCGTGAAAGGACAGAAGCGACCTGTCAGTCCAGACAGCCTGGCTTATTATGTCGATGATGTCCGCCGCGCCGCCGAAGAATTTTACGCCAGGGGCCTGTCAGTTAAGCTGGGTGTCGAAATTGGCTGGTTTAAGGGTTGCGAGGAAATCGTCCAGCGTTTAAAAGAGCGCTTCAACTTCGACTACGTTCTGTGCGGTATCCACGAAATCGAAGATATCTGTTTCTGCTGCAGCCACAGCTACGAGAAATGCTTCAGGCGTTATCAGCCCGAACAGGTAGCCGAGAAGTATTTCGAAGATGTGATTCTGGCGGCCAAAAGCGGGCTGTTCGATTCCATAGCCCACCTGGTTTATTACCTGCGCTCAGGGCAGGACTACTACGGCGATAAGATCCTGCGGGTGCACGAACCATTCCTCGAAGATACCTTCAAAGCGCTTATAGCGAGCGACACTGGAATTGAGATCAACACTTCCGGAATCCGTCACGGATTCAAAGAGTACTATCCCCGGATGAATGTCATCAACGCCGCCAAAAAGGCCGGGGTTGAAGTTAATTTCCTCGGGTCCGACGCTCACAAGCCGGAGCAGATTGGGTATGATTTCGAGGCTGCTTTGGCGTTGGTTCCCGATTCGATTCGGGGTTGCGAGGACTGA
- a CDS encoding DNA-3-methyladenine glycosylase — MVARKSKKLPRLFYNRPTLEVARDLLGKVIVYNSSEGRLSARIVEVEAYIGQDDPACHAARGKTKRNAVMFGEPGHTYVYFIYGMYYCLNFVTEPENQAAAVLIRAAEPLEGIEIMEQNSPRSTEQLLLSGPGKFCRSFGLTREHNGLDLTGDIIYIEDHPDRPARIVTTPRIGINNARDKKWRFCDASSPALSRK, encoded by the coding sequence ATGGTTGCCAGAAAATCCAAAAAACTGCCGCGTTTATTTTATAACCGGCCGACTCTCGAGGTCGCCCGTGACTTGCTCGGAAAAGTCATCGTTTATAATTCCTCCGAAGGCCGACTTTCGGCAAGAATTGTCGAGGTAGAAGCCTACATAGGCCAGGACGATCCTGCCTGCCACGCCGCTCGTGGAAAAACCAAAAGAAATGCCGTGATGTTTGGGGAACCCGGACACACTTATGTCTATTTCATATACGGTATGTATTATTGCCTCAACTTTGTGACTGAACCGGAAAACCAGGCAGCAGCTGTTTTAATTCGCGCGGCCGAGCCTCTTGAGGGAATCGAGATCATGGAACAGAATTCTCCTCGAAGCACCGAGCAACTCCTGCTGTCCGGCCCGGGAAAATTCTGCCGGTCGTTCGGACTGACCCGCGAGCACAACGGCCTCGATCTTACGGGAGATATTATCTACATCGAAGATCATCCGGACAGACCTGCGAGAATCGTCACCACACCGCGCATTGGTATCAATAACGCCCGCGATAAAAAGTGGCGCTTCTGCGATGCTTCGTCGCCGGCGCTCTCAAGAAAATGA